The following proteins come from a genomic window of Actinomarinicola tropica:
- a CDS encoding site-2 protease family protein, with the protein MSRATDSTTPVPRCSLLAVASALAVLVVGVLRPGALLFLSIIMVSVVAHEAGHFWVARHVGMRPTEFFAGMGPTLWSRRSPRGVDWGVKAFPVGGFVTIPGMTSSAVVDPELEPYTYRAATTWRRLATILAGPAVNLLIAAGLFALVARIGYVGSDGTRSGAGLLDAVRFGRDATWGVITSTLWSLGELVMTVPNYVADLFANTSPDTRFLSPVGATRLTEQAAADDVVTVIAFAAVLNASLGVFNLLPLVPLDGGHALIAVTEKGLTVLRRRPVTFDANRLTPLAVGVIGALVALTATSLWLDIAHPAANPFS; encoded by the coding sequence ATGTCGCGGGCCACCGACTCCACCACCCCCGTCCCCCGCTGTTCGCTCCTCGCCGTCGCCAGCGCCCTCGCCGTCCTCGTGGTCGGTGTGCTCCGGCCCGGGGCGCTGCTCTTCCTCTCGATCATCATGGTGTCGGTCGTGGCCCACGAGGCCGGCCACTTCTGGGTCGCGCGGCACGTCGGCATGCGGCCCACCGAGTTCTTCGCCGGGATGGGCCCCACGCTGTGGTCGCGGCGGAGCCCACGCGGCGTCGACTGGGGCGTGAAGGCCTTCCCCGTCGGCGGCTTCGTGACCATCCCGGGCATGACGAGCTCCGCCGTCGTCGACCCCGAGCTCGAGCCGTACACCTACCGAGCGGCCACCACGTGGCGCCGCCTGGCCACGATCCTCGCCGGGCCGGCGGTCAACCTCCTGATCGCCGCAGGGCTCTTCGCCCTCGTCGCTCGGATCGGGTACGTCGGCTCCGACGGCACCCGCTCGGGTGCGGGCCTGCTCGACGCCGTGCGCTTCGGCCGTGACGCCACCTGGGGCGTCATCACCTCGACGCTGTGGTCGCTCGGCGAGCTGGTGATGACCGTCCCGAACTACGTCGCCGACCTGTTCGCCAACACCAGCCCCGACACCCGCTTCCTCTCCCCCGTCGGCGCCACCCGGCTCACCGAGCAGGCCGCCGCCGACGACGTCGTCACGGTCATCGCGTTCGCCGCGGTGCTCAACGCCTCGCTCGGTGTGTTCAACCTGCTGCCGCTCGTGCCGCTCGACGGCGGCCACGCCCTCATCGCCGTCACCGAGAAGGGCCTGACGGTGCTGCGCCGCCGGCCGGTCACGTTCGACGCCAACCGCCTCACCCCGCTGGCGGTCGGTGTGATCGGGGCACTCGTGGCGCTGACGGCCACCTCGCTCTGGCTCGACATCGCCCACCCGGCGGCGAACCCGTTCAGCTGA
- a CDS encoding Glu/Leu/Phe/Val dehydrogenase family protein: MGAPVLNGSDRSLEELVDSWDGEATVMRRARSTDALITIGVHSTALGPAAGGCRMRTYRSSAAAVEDAHRLATAMTSKLAVCGLPFGGGKAVLAVPSIPEGDARRDLLLELGELVESLGGLYITAPDMNTSDVDMDVVAERTSHVFCRTAESGGCGNPAPATAAGVEAGLRAAIAHVFGSDDLDGRRVLVQGVGAVGERLARRLTDDGADVVVCDIDEQRADHLARRIGVRAIPAAAWLDEECDVFAPCAAGGILDEGTIPRLRCRLVAGAANNQLRERADADRLAARGITWVPDYVLNSGGVLKGVGMELLHWPPEEVANRLQQVGEDVASLLRRADTEGQTPLAVAETLASDRIDAARATRV, from the coding sequence ATGGGAGCACCAGTCCTGAACGGATCGGACCGCAGCCTCGAGGAGCTGGTCGATTCCTGGGACGGTGAGGCCACCGTGATGCGGCGGGCGCGCTCGACCGACGCGCTCATCACGATCGGCGTCCACTCCACCGCGCTCGGTCCTGCCGCGGGTGGATGCCGCATGCGGACCTATCGCTCGTCCGCAGCTGCTGTCGAGGACGCACACCGACTGGCGACGGCGATGACCTCCAAGCTCGCGGTGTGCGGCCTTCCCTTCGGCGGCGGCAAGGCCGTCCTCGCCGTCCCGTCGATCCCCGAGGGCGACGCGCGACGCGACCTGCTGCTCGAGCTCGGCGAACTGGTCGAGAGCCTCGGCGGTCTCTACATCACCGCCCCCGACATGAACACCTCCGACGTCGACATGGACGTCGTCGCCGAGCGGACCTCGCACGTCTTCTGCCGCACCGCCGAGTCCGGGGGGTGCGGCAACCCCGCGCCCGCCACCGCGGCCGGCGTCGAAGCCGGCCTGCGGGCCGCGATCGCGCACGTCTTCGGCTCCGACGACCTGGACGGCCGGCGCGTCCTGGTCCAGGGCGTCGGCGCGGTGGGCGAGCGCCTGGCCCGTCGGCTCACCGACGACGGGGCCGACGTCGTCGTCTGCGACATCGACGAGCAGCGCGCCGACCACCTCGCTCGCCGCATCGGCGTGCGCGCGATCCCCGCGGCGGCCTGGCTCGACGAGGAGTGCGATGTGTTCGCCCCGTGCGCCGCCGGCGGCATCCTCGACGAGGGGACCATCCCGAGGCTGCGCTGCCGCCTCGTCGCCGGCGCGGCCAACAACCAGCTGCGCGAGCGGGCCGACGCCGACCGCCTCGCGGCGCGCGGCATCACCTGGGTGCCCGACTACGTCCTCAACTCCGGCGGCGTCCTCAAGGGCGTCGGCATGGAGCTGCTCCACTGGCCGCCCGAGGAGGTCGCCAACCGACTCCAACAGGTGGGCGAGGACGTCGCGAGCCTCCTGCGCCGGGCCGACACCGAGGGGCAGACGCCGCTGGCCGTCGCCGAGACGCTGGCCTCCGATCGCATCGACGCCGCCCGCGCCACGAGGGTCTGA
- a CDS encoding ribbon-helix-helix protein, CopG family, translating to MTRKATTVRLPEDLADTAEVVARARGVSVNQVILDALQAEVDRVRQDEEFMTLLHTLVERDKEILDRLAE from the coding sequence ATGACGCGCAAGGCGACGACCGTTCGGCTCCCCGAGGACTTGGCAGACACCGCTGAGGTGGTCGCCCGCGCTCGGGGGGTCAGCGTCAACCAGGTGATCCTCGACGCGCTGCAGGCCGAGGTCGACCGGGTGCGCCAGGACGAAGAGTTCATGACCCTGCTGCACACCCTCGTCGAGCGGGACAAGGAGATCCTCGACCGCCTCGCCGAGTGA
- a CDS encoding type II toxin-antitoxin system death-on-curing family toxin, whose translation MAEALLIAEAVTGIDARTLSRAARVDLLDSALHAPQAGFGDEEFYPSIVEKAAVLAVRIARNHPLPDGNKRLAWQSLTIFLALNGHRLEVGTDHAVSLMLGVAAGELDEAAVAEWLRQHVEPPAPDDK comes from the coding sequence TTGGCGGAAGCGCTCTTGATCGCGGAGGCCGTCACCGGGATCGACGCCCGGACGCTGTCGCGCGCCGCACGGGTCGATCTGTTGGACTCGGCGCTCCATGCGCCCCAAGCCGGCTTCGGCGACGAGGAGTTCTACCCCTCGATCGTCGAGAAGGCCGCCGTGCTCGCCGTCCGCATCGCACGGAACCATCCGCTTCCCGACGGCAACAAGCGCCTCGCCTGGCAGTCGCTCACCATCTTCCTCGCCCTCAACGGCCATCGCCTCGAAGTCGGTACCGACCACGCCGTGAGCCTGATGCTCGGAGTGGCGGCCGGTGAGCTCGACGAAGCTGCGGTCGCGGAGTGGCTGCGTCAGCACGTCGAGCCGCCAGCGCCTGATGACAAGTGA